The Breoghania sp. genome has a segment encoding these proteins:
- a CDS encoding ABC-F family ATP-binding cassette domain-containing protein: MQASIVLSDLSWSTPDGTPLFTDLNLSFGPARTGLVGRNGVGKSTLLRLISGELPPTSGQIRRSGTFAMVRQEAMVRASDTIADLMGASPALALLERAEAGIATIEDLAQADWLLPSRIEAALLRCGLSCPPQTPLAHLSGGQRNRASLAGLLVAEPDFLLLDEPTNNLDRAGRQAVIDIIRQWTGGAIIVSHDRELLEEMDAIVELTSLGASLHGGNYSAFRQRKEIELEAAERGVAHAEKAKGEAARRAQQAAERKARKNSAGRKSRAKGDQPKMLMDAAKARSEASGAADIRLRESRLKAADETLSVAREKLEIHQPLNMTIPSTGLAAGKTVLRLEDVSGGYDRDAPVIRDLSFTITGPQRVLVTGANGSGKTTLFKLIMNQLTPHRGRIDLPVPHALLDQHVGLLTAMESLRENFLRLHPSTDAHMAHAALARFGFRADDALRQAGSLSGGERLRAGLACTLGATPPPQLLLLDEPTNHLDLDGIAALEAALEAYDGALLVISHDKAFATSLAPNRTLHLEDGRLTTHGD; the protein is encoded by the coding sequence ATGCAAGCATCCATTGTCCTGTCCGACCTGTCCTGGTCCACACCTGACGGCACACCGCTTTTCACCGATCTCAATTTGAGCTTCGGCCCCGCACGTACCGGCCTTGTCGGGCGTAACGGGGTCGGAAAGAGCACGCTCCTGCGCCTGATCTCAGGTGAGCTGCCCCCGACCTCCGGCCAGATCCGCAGATCGGGGACGTTTGCCATGGTGCGGCAGGAGGCGATGGTGCGGGCAAGCGACACGATCGCGGACCTCATGGGCGCAAGCCCCGCGCTGGCGCTCCTTGAGCGCGCCGAGGCGGGGATCGCCACCATTGAGGATCTGGCGCAGGCCGATTGGTTGTTGCCGTCGCGCATCGAAGCCGCGCTTTTGCGCTGCGGGCTTTCATGCCCACCGCAAACGCCCCTGGCCCACCTTTCCGGCGGCCAACGCAACCGTGCATCGCTCGCCGGACTTCTGGTGGCCGAGCCTGATTTTCTTCTGCTGGACGAACCGACCAACAATCTCGACCGGGCCGGACGACAGGCTGTCATCGACATTATCCGTCAATGGACGGGCGGTGCGATCATCGTGAGCCACGACCGCGAATTGCTGGAGGAAATGGACGCGATCGTCGAACTGACATCCCTCGGCGCAAGCCTTCATGGCGGAAACTACAGCGCGTTCCGTCAAAGGAAGGAGATTGAACTGGAAGCGGCGGAACGAGGTGTGGCGCACGCCGAAAAGGCGAAGGGCGAAGCCGCACGCCGGGCGCAGCAGGCAGCCGAACGCAAGGCCCGCAAGAACAGCGCCGGACGCAAAAGCCGCGCCAAAGGCGATCAGCCGAAAATGCTGATGGACGCCGCAAAGGCCCGGTCCGAAGCCTCAGGCGCGGCCGATATCCGTCTGCGCGAAAGCCGGTTGAAGGCCGCCGACGAAACCCTGTCCGTGGCCCGTGAAAAGCTGGAAATACACCAGCCCCTCAACATGACCATCCCCTCGACCGGTCTCGCCGCCGGAAAGACCGTGTTGCGACTTGAAGACGTGAGCGGCGGCTACGATCGCGATGCTCCGGTTATCCGCGACCTCTCGTTCACGATCACCGGGCCACAGCGCGTCCTCGTCACCGGCGCGAATGGCAGCGGCAAGACAACGCTGTTCAAACTGATCATGAACCAGCTGACGCCGCACCGGGGCCGGATCGACCTGCCTGTTCCCCATGCCTTGCTGGATCAGCATGTCGGACTGCTCACCGCGATGGAAAGCCTGCGGGAGAATTTCCTGCGCCTGCACCCATCCACCGATGCACATATGGCCCACGCGGCGCTGGCGCGCTTTGGTTTTCGCGCCGACGACGCCCTCAGACAGGCCGGATCGTTGAGCGGGGGAGAACGCCTGCGCGCAGGCCTCGCCTGCACGTTGGGGGCCACGCCGCCGCCCCAATTGCTGCTGCTCGATGAGCCGACCAATCACCTAGACCTGGACGGTATCGCGGCACTGGAAGCAGCCCTTGAGGCTTATGATGGCGCATTGCTGGTCATCAGCCACGACAAGGCCTTCGCAACCTCCCTCGCGCCCAACAGGACGCTCCATCTGGAGGACGGTCGCCTCACGACGCACGGCGATTGA